The sequence TCTACACTGTACACCTGGACCGTCAGTCACGCTGCAGCGGACTGGGGTGGAGATCTTACATACTCTAAACGATCTTTAACAGGCCTACACACAGAGTAGGAATGCATTTATCATATATGAAGTGAAACGGCTTACCTTGTGTAATGTGATGAAACCGCTAGCCATGAAAGGTGTCTCTTCGGTCTGACTGGAAGCTGATGCACCCCACTGTGTGGCATGGCTTGGCACTGTGGGGAGAACTAGGCTAGGCATGTTCTGACAGCATGGGGAGAGGCAGTAACACACACCCAGCCTAGAGGGCAGTGTCAGCACTTCAGTAGGTACCAGAGGTAGTTCACAATCAGAGAAAAACGTATActataaaaaaacattttaactGCACGATCATTTCAGTTGATCAGGATCTATGCTATACATGTTCCACACTTAATAGAAACGATTTTCACGGCTAAAAAAAATGGTttcaataaacaaataaatacaatTCTACTTTGCTTAAAAAGACACAGCTACAATACAAAATTATTTCAGATTTGTATGAAAACTAACAAACCGTAAAAACTGGTTAATTTTCCCTTCTGGTAGCTTTCCAGATGGTCAGCCATGTTTATTACAATCGTCTCAGTCCAATATAAACTAGTTCTCCCTCCACCACAGACCCACCAACTACTCTGCTTTTGTCATTTGTGGCTGAGCCATGGTTTTGATTTAATTCAGGCCCAAGGCGAGAGAAACTTCAAACTATACTGAAGAACAATGCGGAGATAAATATCCTAGAAGAGGTTGGTTTTAGTAGACGTATCCAAAGCAGTTATCTGTGTGAAAGCTTTTGTAATAGTACGTAGATCGACTTGGGAAATATGTAGACATGCCGCATAGAGCTGCCTTAAGAGGATGTGTAGCATGTTTTAACCTGAGTAAAGAACATCCTCTGGCACTTGTTCGCTCCAGTCTTTCCTCAGTAAGCCTCAGGTAGGGTCCTCGGAGTGCTTGATGCACGTCTCATCTAAAGGAACGGTCCTGCACGAGGGCAACGCCATTCAGTTCTCCCAATAACTAACCACAAAACCCTCCCACATAAAAACAAATTGCCATATACATTCAAAGTTTTATTTTTACATTACAACCGTATCCAacacattttaaaataaaatgaCATCTCTTCCACTTCCCCCTATACGagtcaaaaacatgttttttcttaagactgctaaatagtacCTGCGTACTGTTTATATAGCTTTATACACATACAGGCGACAATGCATCCCACTTTGTTACCAACAAATGCAAGTCTGTTGAGAATGATAAAATCAGACAGAAGCagagaatacatacagtacatgggctCTTATAGACGACAGGCTAATACATGTTACAACCACCACCCACCCGCCTGCACAAAGCCAGTCACCACGCTGGGGCTTCACAAAGAGAACGCTTGGAGTAGAGGTTACACTTACTCACGCAAAGCAAAACAGTGGAGCAGAACCGAAACACACTCTGGGGAATAAATTGAGTAGACTGGCAAAAATCGGAACCTTTCAGAGCATCTGTAGTCACGGTTTGAGAGATTCTAACTTGACAAATGAGTTTCAGGCAGTTGATACAAATACAAGTAAAAACAAAATAATGACCTCGGGTGTCTGGAAAATATAAGATGGTAAATCATTCAATTTTGTAAAATGAGCcattaaaatcaaataaaaatgtcaaCATTGAAAGTACTCCTCTCAAAAATGTACTGGTCATGAATGTACAAAACGAAGTACTTTGATCAGGCATGATATCCAAAACATTAGTAGTCATGATGAGAACCTTTTTTGGTTTGCAGTCCTCCTGTACCATCAAAGCACTTAACTTGATTTCTGTCATGGACACTTTCATTGTCAAAGATAGCTCCTCTACAGCCTACACCAATATACTGTTGCACAAAACATGAACATAATTTACCAGTACAAGTGGTAAGATGATATCAATGGCAATTCATGAAATGATAAACTGGCAGTCCTTCCATGCTTTGTACCTCATCTTTAATATGATAGGAGAAAATAGCATGTGTGTGACTACCACGACACTGGTATGGGAAACCTGTGGTCATAACAATGAGTAAATGGGCCCTGTTCATGATAAGTATACTTAAGAGCTGAAACCTCTTAAGAGCAAGACGAAAGGGGtgccaaagtgtgtgtgtgtgtgtgtgtgtgtgtgagagagacagtgaggcaCTGGGGATCCTCATGTGGGAAGTAGTTGGCATTGGCTTTCTCATTCAGTGCCACGGGTGGGGGTGCTGGGTTGGTTGAGGCCCATGGTTTTACACATCCAGCCAGCAaagtccacctcctccacctcagcACGCTTGATAAACGTGTGGTTCTAAACAATAAAACAGTAAACGCAAGTTAGTTCATTAACGCATCAATATGAGTCCATGGCTGATATCGAAAGGGCATGTACAGTCGGGAACATAACCAATTTGCAAACTACAAAATGTGTTTACaaacatcaataataataataaatacagtataatacGTCAGTTAGGAGACGCTTTTATTCAAAGCGACTTAGTCATTTATGGATACATAAATGGTCCCGGGAATATAACCGAATAATCCTGACGTTGCAAGCGctacgctctaccaactgagctagagaaacatgagctacagaggaccaatGAACAATCAGAGCTGAACTGTCCAACTACATAGATGCACTTCAAATAACAGTCGACAGCGATAACAGTTAATAGCTACTCACCATCAGCATCTTCAGGTCAGCTCGCTCTGCTGGATTCTTGATCAGACTATTAACACAAACAGAAAAATTTGATAATCTCCATGACTCCAGAGAAATCATtagaccccccccacccccaaagaAGAATAGAAAAGAAAGCCATGATTAAGCTGCACAAGAAATCTCATTCTGCTGACATAGCCATCATTCTCAAGGGATGAGAAAGTTATCTTTAAAATGTACGTTTGCTCCACATTGCTCTACGCTGTGCCTATTGCCTACAATAATTCACAAGACGTGTGTTGAGTCCACACAGCCAAAAAACTGAGAAAAGTCATGGTAAAACAACAAAAGGTGCTGAGGTAATGGGCACTATTCTTATATGATGAATGCTTGGGCTCACCATTTTGTCACAAACTCATTGAAATCGTTGGTGAAGACACCAAGTGGCAGCCTGGGAGGAGGCTGGGAATGAGTAAAAAGGTGTGTAAGACAAATGTTATTTCAAAATCCCCAGAGCACACAGACAAGAAGAATTGGTAATACGGAGAATAATATGTGGAGTCAGCAGCTCATCTGACCTCATTGACAATGTAGTCCAGCAGCTCAAATATCGCCATGGCTGGTCGACTGTCCATCCCATGTCCTGAGGAACAGGAGAATATGGAGATGTATATAGATATCATAAATAAGAtacttaaatgttttattatttttgATTCCAGTTACTTTTTATTGAGAAGCAAAAGGAAATCTGTTTGAAAAGCACTAATATCATCTATATTGTATTATGTGTGAGGAGAGGATTCAGGTCAGTTCTCACCGCTGACTGGTCGCCCTCCTGGTGGTCTGGGGAGGCGGTTGGAGATGGTGTGTGGTTCCCCCTCGGCTCCGTCCTGTACGGGCCGGCCAAAGATGGCCTCCAGCTCCTTGGCATCAGGCGGGGGGATGGGGTAGCGGCCGATGGCCAGCTCCACCAGGGACAGGCCCATGCTCCACACGTCCGACTGCACAGAGTAGTGTGTGCCCTGCAGTCTCTCCGGCTGTTGAGGAACACACACGTACGTCACACCCAGGCAGAGCTGGCCAAGTGGGCGGGCGTCGCTGTGCACTGCGCCCTCCAGGTGTCTGAGGGGAGGGGGCAGGGCTGGCAGAGCCTGCCTCCGTGCCACACGGCCCTCTACTGGGCACGGCCTCAGCTCTTGGCAGGGCATCCtgggcagggagggagaaggagagctgACTCACCGACATGTAGGAGCGCGTTCCCACGAAGGAGTTGGCCATGGAGTCGATGAGTTGGCCACTCACGCCGAAGTCACACAGCTTGATCTCACCGCGCGAGTTCACCAGGATGTTGGAGGGCTTGACGTCTGCGTGGCAGAGCAGGGAGGACAGGTGAGGTCCCAGAGGGGGGGGGCGAGgtcccagagagagggaggcccgaggtcccagagagagagaaggccgaggtcccagagagagagaaggcagaggtctcagagagagagaaggccgaggtctcagagagagagaaggccgaGGTCCCAGACCCAGCAGCACCAGCTGCCCCTTCCCCACGTCCCTGTCCAAGCCCCTCTACCATGCCAGACACCTCAACACTGACACATTTCACAAAGCTACTCTGTGGTAGCTAGAGCTGAACACTACAGTTACAGTTGAGACCATACAAACAAGCCAAACCCTCCTCAATCCCCCTAGTCACAAACAGTCTGGAAAATTGAAACTGAATAATGGGGTTGTAGACCTGACATACATCCTCTGTGGTGACCCCCTCCCACTTCAGAGGAGACACAGGGGCGAgtatgagagagggagacaggggcgagaatgagagggagagacggagggagggggcTGCAGGGCGCGGCTGCCATGTAATCACATCCGAGAGCCTGTAATTACCGCCTGGGCTCCCGGACAGCTCTGCCTCAGCCCTGCCACAACACACCACAGCCCAAAACACTGTACCATGGACCTCAGCTCCAGAACAACACTATACCACGACACACCAGAGCCCACCCATCAGCTCCAcatacaccaccacacaccagGGCTCTCAATTAAAAACACAGTAAACCCCAACCCTCAGCTCAAAacacaccaccatcaccctcagcTCCAGAACATTATTATACACCAAACGTTAAAGGTTACAACCCCTCAACTCAAGATACACCCAAAATACACCTCACACTATTCCTCTATGTCCAAATAAAACACGACACCCAGGGTCTCAAATCATATCGTTTATGTGCACAAAAACATAGTACAATCTATATGTAAAACAATAGTCCATATGGAGAGCTGTCTTACCTCTGTGCATGATCTGGTGCTTCTCCCGCAGATAGGCAAGTCCTCGGAGTACCTTTAAGAGTGATATGCAAACATTTTACTTAACACAACATACTCTTGACAGCGTACCATCCACACTTCCTGGACCTGAAATCCTACACAAAGACCAGCTCAGAGACATTTTACCCTGCCTGGGTCCATAGTTACATCCATACAAGATATCACACCAAAACACGCACTGACGCCCACAGTGTTAATGGTGAGAACAGCGAGAAGGCCTTGCATGTTGAGCTTCCTGTGTCTCATGATTATCACAATGACAGGAGAAAAAGCAGTCCATTGAGAAACAAAAAAAACCTCCTTAACCACAAGGGAAAGGAACAGAGTGCACTTGATCACAGTTGTGACAAACTGCCAAGTTGTGTTTAgaacaatatcaaatcaaatttgatttgtcacatgcaccaaatacaaccttacagtgaaatgcttacttacaagcccttaaccaacaatacagctAAGAAAATGCCTAAAATAatgagataaaagtaacaaataaattAGAACATtttatattatataataatatatatacactTTTTAATAAACTTACCTTGGGTATTTATGAAAAAATACCAAATGAATGCAAACACCACCAATTAAGCACCAACAATTGAAATCTTAATTAAGTTGAATAATACTTACTGCTATGCTGACTTTGCCCAAGATCTCCTCAGGGATTCTCCTGGCTTCCTTCAGCACCTGATCCAGAGAGCCTCCATCCTGTACCCAACAGGCAACGGTTTATTGTCTGTACATTGTCCACATTCTGTAATGCACAATTGCTCCAGGTGCATGACATGATTAATATATCATAACAACCATTGCAACATTATAACTTGTTAAAACAAAGTTACAACTGGTTTGTTAGTGTTACACCACAGGTCCTGTAATAAGCACCATTGCAGTCTCAAAACCACAAACAAATATTCCTACTCCCGGCCAAAACTCTAATTCACACATCAGCCTTTTGCTACTGACCCCCAATGTCTTCCGACATTCCAGCACAATGCTAGTCCTATAACTGATCCACCCCCTCAACTCAAACCGGTCTCTATCAGAAGCTCACCATGTGCTCCATGCAGATACTGATCTCTCCGTCGCTGTAGAAGGCCCCGTAGAAGCCCACGATGTAGGGAGAGTTGCACTCATGCAGCACCTGCAGCTCTCTGATGATCTGGTTCCTGATGGCAGGCTTAATCTCCAGGTGGATGAGCTGTGGGGGAGGGAATCCGATGAGAACAACATAAGAATAATCAAGTGCTCATCTAGAATAACAGTTTAGGACCAGAATTATAACAGACTTGTTTGTGTGGATCTGGTTTCCTGCAACGGCTGTATGTCTCAGCCTAGAAGCCTGGTACGCAAGGCTAGTAGTGTAGCGTGGATCTACAACTGAGtttaggcgaccagttttgatagcctttagccgtaccctcatcctactcctcctctgttcctcgggtgatgtggaggtaaacccaggccccacgtgtccccaggcaccctcatttgttgacttctgtgatcgaaaaaaccttggtttcatgcatgtcaacatcagaagcctcctccctaagtttgttttactcactgctttagcacacaccgccaaccctgatgtccttgccgtttCTGAATCCtgacttaggaaggccaccaacaattctgagatttccatacccagctacaacattttccttcaagatagaactgccaaagggggaggagttgcaatctactgcagagagagcctacAAAgttatgtcatactttccaggtctatacaCAAACAGTTTgaatttatcattttaaaaattaacctctccagaaataagtctctcactgttgccgcctgctatcaaACCCCTCCGCTcctagctgtgccctggacaccatttgtgaattgatcgtccctcatctagcttcagagtttgttctgttaggtgccctaaactgggatatgcttagatgccctcaatctcacacaaatcatcaaggaacccaccaggtacaatcctaaatccgtaaacatgggcacccgcatagacattatcctgaccaacttgccctccaaatacacctccgctgttttcaatcaggatctcagcgatcactgcctcattgcctgtatccgctactgttacagacctatatccatcctgccctgcccatctaaagtctttgaaagcaaagttaataaacagatcactgaccatttcgaatcccaccgtaccttctccgctgtgcaatccggcttccgagccggtcacgggtgcacctcggCTACGCTCAAGATACTAAACgctatcataaccgccatcgataaaagacagtactgtgcagccgtattcatcgacctggccaaggctttagactgtgtcaatcaccgtattcttatcggcagactcaatagccttggtttttctgacgactgcctcgcctggttcaccaactacttgcagacagagttcagtgtgtcaaatcagagagcATGTtgaccggacctctggcagtctctatgggggtgccacagggttcaattctcgggccgactcttttctctgtatatatcaatgatgtcgctcttgctgcgggcaattccctgatccacctccacgcagacgacaccattctgtatacttctggcccttccttggacactgtgctaactaacctccaaacgagcttcaatgccatacaacactctttcCGTGGCATCCAAATGCTagtaaaaaccaaatgcatgcttttcaaccattcgctgcccgcacccacccgcACGACTAgctcaccaccctggacggttctgacctagaatatgtggacaactataaatacctaggtgtctggctagactgtaaactctccttccagactcatattaaacatctccaatccaaaatcaaatctagaatcggctttctatatcgcaacaaagcctccttcactcacaccgccaaaccctagtaaaactgactatcctaccaatcctcgacgatgtcatctacaaaatagcttccaacactctactcagcaaactggatgcagtctatcacatccattttgttaccaaatcaccttacaCCACGGCGACctttatgctctagtcggctggccctcactacatatttggctacaggtcatctataagtctatgctaggtaaagctctgccttagttcactggtcacgatagcacccacacgtagcacacgttccagcaggaatatctcactgatcatccccaaagccaacacctcatttgaccgcctttccttccagttctctgctgctagtgactggaacgatttgcaaaaatcgcttaAGTTGGAGacatttatttccctcaccaactttaatcatcaactatctgagcagcaaaccgatcactgcagctgtacatagtccacccaatctacctacctcatccccatactgtttttatttgatttacttttctgctcattTGCACactagtatctctacttgcacatcatcatctgctcatttatcactccagtgttaatctgctaaattgtaattattcgctcctatggccttttgcacacactgtataaagactttatttttctactgtgtcattgactggtttgtgttattggcttgtttattgtttactccacatgtaactctgtgttgtctgtgtcacactgctttgctttatcttggccaggtcacagttgcaaatgagaacttgttctcaactagcctacctggttaaataaaggtgaatttaaaaaataaaagggaGAAATATCAAAAATTGATACAAGGGTAGACTCACCTTTCGGGCCATGACCAGTCTGGAGGGTTTGTGGCGGACCTTGTTGACCACTCCACCGTTGCCAGCGCCCAGCTCACATATGGGGTGGAAATCATCATCTTTCAGCTCGCCCACTTGGGCTTTCTGGGTGAGGAAAGCCTCCAGACGTTTCCTCTGCTGTTCATCCAAATCTAGCTCTCCTAGCTTCTTTTGTAAGGCCTCCAGATTGGCTCTGAGAAGTGGAGATGCATTGAGGGAGCGTGGCATAGatcaatattaaacaaacatactttcaatcctggtcctgggtgCACATGGGTACGACTAATCACTGACCCCATGATTGGTTTGAATCAGGTGAGTTAGGCTAGTGTTATATAGGTAATTGTTCGACTGGAACAAAATTGTTCATCTAGTCCCCAGAACCATAATTTACCCGATATCAGTACAGTACACAATAGACGTGCTCTCGGCCCTCCCGAGTTACTCACTCAG is a genomic window of Oncorhynchus nerka isolate Pitt River linkage group LG24, Oner_Uvic_2.0, whole genome shotgun sequence containing:
- the map2k2a gene encoding dual specificity mitogen-activated protein kinase kinase 2a, which encodes MAPKRRPVPLNITPIGEGQSISTTIDAASEANLEALQKKLGELDLDEQQRKRLEAFLTQKAQVGELKDDDFHPICELGAGNGGVVNKVRHKPSRLVMARKLIHLEIKPAIRNQIIRELQVLHECNSPYIVGFYGAFYSDGEISICMEHMDGGSLDQVLKEARRIPEEILGKVSIAVLRGLAYLREKHQIMHRDVKPSNILVNSRGEIKLCDFGVSGQLIDSMANSFVGTRSYMSPERLQGTHYSVQSDVWSMGLSLVELAIGRYPIPPPDAKELEAIFGRPVQDGAEGEPHTISNRLPRPPGGRPVSGHGMDSRPAMAIFELLDYIVNEPPPRLPLGVFTNDFNEFVTKCLIKNPAERADLKMLMNHTFIKRAEVEEVDFAGWMCKTMGLNQPSTPTRGTE